The Alosa sapidissima isolate fAloSap1 chromosome 12, fAloSap1.pri, whole genome shotgun sequence nucleotide sequence GTTATGGCTGAACTTTCTTTAGAGTTACGTAGTAGCATGCTGTCAAGTCAAAGCAGAGAATGAGTTCCATACGGACATTTCATTGATTGCTCACTTGCGGGCAGCCAGTCGGTAAgttttttttatagcctacgCTTTTCAACTCCTTTTTATACCCTATGAGCATAGTTCTTATAAAGGCATATGAAAGTGAGCTGTTATCCTACAGATACATTATTTTAGATAATTATTTGATTTAAATTACATTGTATTTAACTATATTTGACTGGATAATCCGAAGCGTCATCGCTGTTTTACTTCAGTTATGGCACTTCTTGAGTGTGCATTTCTGGAACAAAAACTCAACAAACCGAAGCATAGGCACGTAACAGTAAATAGCCTAACACTTCTTAGTATAGACTTTGAATGAAAACTGCATGGCGGCACAAGGCTTCAGGGAATCCCATCCACAAAACGCTGCTTCAGAAAGCCGGGTTTTGCAGGAGCTTTTGGACGGCAAACATTAGGCTATCCTAGCGCAACGTTTCTCCCTGCCGTTGTGTTACTAACACAGACATCCTTAAATAatcccaaaataataataattgaggAAATAAAATGTAGGTTTTTGCATGGACTTCAGATTGGCTGCTGTAACCCAAAACATAGAGAAGGGCATCCAAATTAAGGACTCCTCAATGCCTATTCTTTGGTGCTGCAAGGTtacaggaaaaaaataataagaatatATTTTGCTTAATTTAAATGTGTCTCAGTATAACCTATTAATAATgataagaaagaaaggaaatcaTAACTGTGGCAAAATTAACTTGTGGGAATTAAACTGAGTACATTCAggaaaaaaataacagaaactCAGTTAATGTTTGATATTGTTATGTTGTATGGTCCATATTTGTATTGACTAAAATATATTTGTTCTATGTAAAGTTGAGAGTTTGTGACTGATGTTTTGCCTCTTAAAAGGCCGTTTCAGCTGACTGAAGTTAAACCTTGTGCAAGCCTTTGCTTGCTCTGTatttgtctatttttcaaatTGATATTCAGTCAAACAGCATCACATATCAGCTGTCCCCTGTCACCATACATTAATGCAGTGGTTCCAAAGTGTTTGGTGGGCCCCGttagtggggaatagagacatgacaggtggggcgtAAGGAACAGgaggaaataataataataaaacaatgtgCCTATCTTTAATAATGGCTTTCTTTTTTGATaaggaagatcatagattcaaaacaaaacagccatacacaaacataagagtcataaacagaccaacatatgaattaaaataacatccGATCCAGCAGACCGAGACGGGAAATGTAACTTGGaaccaaaatgcaaaaaaaaaaaatatttgaacgTTACCATTTTGCTAGGTTGATGGGGTCAagtggggcttgaaaattccccacctccaaagtggggaatgacagaaataCTTTGAGAACCTGCATTAATGTGAGCATCTTTGTTGCCTGGATTTCTTGCACCACAGCATGATTAACTGTTGTAGAAATGTTTCAGGTACCAAGGACTGAGGAGTCATCATATGTCCAGGGAGAAGTTGAAGCCACAACACCTGAACTTGAGGAAAGTGATAAAAAGCCacaacacataaaaaaatataatacagCGATGGCAGAGCCAGTGGATAACTACAATCCAGGGAGCTTAAATGACATCTATATCTCAAAACGAAGTATCAGGAAGGCTTTCATCAGCAAAAGGCACTATCTCCCTTACATAGcctcagagaaagagagcaacagCAGCCTTGGAGGAGCTCCTGGCGTCTTCACACTGTCCAGTGAGCAGgaggaaaccagctcgtccatGGCTTGTTGTCCCGACTTGCTGCTCTGCATTAAAACTGAGCCTGTGGAGTGTTACCTGTCTGACAAGTTCGCCGAGCTCTCCCCAAGAGACCAGTCACCGGTTGAGGTGAAGCCATGTTTAACTGTCCGGTCTGGCGACAGTGAGGTGGCCACAGAGACCCATGAGCTGAGTGACACGTCCAGGGTCATGCGCCCCCGCAAAGCAAAGCAACGCAAAAATCAAGCGAAGGTAAAGAGACACCGCAAGAGGTTTGATCACTCAAAAGAACAGGCTGAGCGCTTAAATGATGGTGAGAGCCCCCAGATAGCCcggggtgatgatgatgatgatgatgatggcgcGGCGTCAGATGGGCGCGTGGAAGAAGACAAAGGAAAGGAAGGACCAAAAGAGAGCAAAACGGACGACAAGGCATGCCTCATCTTCCCAGCCATGAAGAAGCGCGGGGTGGAGGGGGACATGGAGAACCGGCCCTACAAGTGCACCCACTGCAACTGGGCATTCACCAAGTCCAGCAACCTGGTGAGCCACATCCGCACGCACAGCGGCCTGAAGCCACACGTGTGCGACCTGTGCGGGAAGGCCTACTCGCACCAGGGCACGCTGCAGCAGCACAAGCGTCTGCACACAGGCGAGAGGCCCTACCACTGCCCCTTCTGTGAGAAGACCTACATCTGGTCCTCCGACTACCGCAAGCATATCCGCACGCACACCGGCGAGAAGCCATACATCTGCGATGCCTGCGGCAAGGACTTTGTCCGATCGTCAGACCTGCGCAAGCATGAGCGCAACATGCACGCGAACAACAAGCCCTTCCCCTGCGCCAAGTGCGGCAAGACCTTCAACAAGCCACTGTCGCTGCTGCGGCACGAGCGCACGCACCTGGGCAAGCGGCCCTTCGTCTGCCCCGAGTGCGGCAAGGCCTTCGCCATGCCCAGCCGCATGATGGAGCACCGAAAGGTGCACAGCGGTGTCCGGCCATACGTCTGCCACATTTGTGGCAAGGCCTTTACCAAGTCCTCCAACCTGCTGGAGCACCAGTCCGTGCACAGTGGCTTCCGGCCACACAAGTGTGGTGAGTGTGGGGTGGCCTTTGCCATGGCCTCACGCTTGGTCCGCCACCAGCGGGTACACACTGGGGAGTAGCACATGAGTGTCAAGAACAGCAACAAGATTTCAACTCCAtgagaaaacaaaacagagcgcATCGTAGCAAACGCAAGTGCCAAAGAATCTTCAGGGAGAGTCCTACAATCACAGGAACAAAGCTTTAAAGACTGAATATTTAGTACCTAAAGGCAAAAGAGAGTCTTTGTCCCATATGAAAAGTAGTTAAACTGTAGTAATGGATTTATTTCCTGACTTAACTGAAGACATGACTGGCATAGACAACCTCCCTAAATTAACTCACACAGAAGTGCCCAACCATGTTTTCAATTGGTCTCAGACCAGCCCCATTCAAAACAAATTTCAGTAACACTTTACCTgacaggtgagttcataacacattcatagcagctgtcataaatggcacataaagcattcatgactgtttcatgagataggactcaacattcataccaaacctttcgcgaatgacgacaacttgtcaaaataaaagtccaacaatcgcaaagcagcattgccgttacctcttacctgatcacgtcacatctgagtcaatgggctactccagtgccaaaaagacagaacattgtttcataaaaatgtatttgttttatgatgtaacctttgcagatgatttctcatcttttgctactgggaatgtccaaccattCCAGGTTACACAGTGATGTTGTCATTCGATgaagacttcataagatattcatgaaatatgcCTATATGAAAAGactggagagattaaattaatggtaggtacaggtacacaaatacgggtcagcagaatgtaggctagtttacaaaaacggcaatgctgctttgcgattgttggacttttattttgacaagttctgtctttcacacaggtttggtatgaatgttgagtcatgtctcatgaaacagtcatgaatgctttatgtgctgCTATGAACTCAcctgtaaagtgttacccacatTTCTTATAATGGACTCACTCACTGAGTGACAGTATCAGGTCTTCCTACGCTGTTGTCTttaagtatatgtatatatacttttttgctctcgtgagggaaatttggtctctgcatttaacccaatcggtgaattagtgaaacacaaacagcacacagtgagcacacagtgaggtgaagcacgcaCACaataatcccggcgcagtgagctgcctgcaaccacagcggcgctcagggagcagtaaggggttaggtgccttgctcaagggcacttcagccgcggcccactggtcggggctcgaaccggcaaccctccggttacaagtccagagtgctaaccagtgggccactgcTGCCCCTTAAAGACATGTGGTGTGTTCTGCAATTGCAATGTTATTTTTAGGAGTCTAAGCAGTGAAGCTGCTGGACCTTTATTTGCAATGATTATTGTTAGGGGTCCAAGCAGAGAAGCTCCTGGAaacctattgtttttgtaaggcgTCATTAAACTCCATTAGCTCATTCATAATGGCACATAGATGCTATGTACCAAATATTAAACTAATTGGCCACAAGGGGGCACTGCCATATGTGCATTTAATGTTTTAGCTCACAATTCAGCAACCAGCAAGTGTTATATTCTATAGCTACCACTCCTAAATCCAACATTGGTTAGTATGGTTTCAACTGCTGCCATACTGCTTGGAGCCCGCTAGTGGCTATATTCATTAAATTAAATTTTACCAGCTTGTATTACTACCTCCATCTGACTACCTTAATATGCCTTCTATCTCTTGTACCTTTCTTGGATTTTTATATCTagtatatttattatattatttataatCGAACTATTATTGTGAGAATTATTTTACAATTCggatatatttgttttttggCCTTTACTAATGAGTCTTTTCACTTTGCACACAGATTCTTTTGTCTAATCACTGGATTGCAGTCCAGAGTCCTATAAAGCAAGTCAGTTTGTTGAGAGATTTTCCCCATGTGATTCCACACTCTCAGGATTGTTTGAGGACCAACCGTCTTACCTACTGAGTCTCAGATGTTATCCTGCTGGTGGGAAATACTCTCAGCACCTGCCTTAGTTGGACCCTGGCCAAGAGGTAGATTTTTTGTATTACTGTATGACTGCGAGTGGAATTGcgtgaatatctgtcaggcgTCAGAatgcaaaaagttatttcaGCTGTCaggatgtgtttttattttttattctctcCGATTGGAGTCTTGTTAAAAGCTGTTACCAAGTATTTCTACTGATATGAATGTCTGTCATATAGTTGTCTCCAGACCGCAGTGTGCTCACAACACTGTGACACTGTTACAAATATAACAGAATGAACAGCTAAAAACGTTAATGCCTCTACGCCTTTATTTGCATTTTGTCAATTATAAAGGCTTTTAATGTataccgtaaatcctcaaattatggccgggatttGATTTATATCCGGGACTCGGATAATAGCCGGGGTTGCGGTCGATTCGgacatacacacaatttttgccgcaaggcattccagcctacgaatttaataaaaaggaaatcatacatcattaaaaaataactcaatttaggctacttggctacgtaACATAAGATTTCCACACACAACGCACGTTCATAGTGCAATAAGCGGGTGGAAATcccaacactttttcaactacatgaaacttaatagtgaaccatcaaatacaccccagatttcagtgtccatcagtcccaacatttagcaatataattaAACAGGCCAAAAGTCAATTAAATCCCAAACTAATCCGAaaatcttctgcttttgatagcctggtAGCCGCTCCAAATGAAACGCATGTCTCCCAATACAACACCTTAACTtgctgttattgttattgttcatGAAGGCGTGTCTGGCAATTTGTTATTTTATGAGTAACCTTTTACTTTATTTCTAAGAATAAAATTCTACAACAGAAGCCTAATAAGAAacaaaggcctgcctcgaatacaagcctgccccaaataaagacctgtgctttgcacagcctaagtaaataaaagaccccggtcacaatttgaggatttacggtaGTCATGGCAGTCAAACTTGTATTTTAGTTGCAGATGCAAATGTTTATGTTATCTGCAAAGTTTATTTGTATACATTATACTGTTAAGTTGTGTCTTATCGTTTCAGTGTAAAGTCTGAAACCTGTGCATACAGTGGGATCTTTCTCATATTGAGCATTTTTTGAGACTTGGAttaagatgtacagtatttcttaaCAGAGCAATATGATATTTGCTCACAGAATGTACTTGTCCTTGTATCTTTATGAGTGTTCAAACAGTTTGTGTGATGCTAAGCATAATAATTGCATAGGCCAGTAAGTgcaaatgccatttcattttaatATCTTGAGTTGtgtgagagaaataaaaacTGTCAGACTGTAGAAGAACTAATGCAATTTGTATTGGTATTTTTATCCAAACACTTTAGCAATTCATCTATCTTGTTGTTTCTCATAAAAAATACTTACACATACTTACACTGTATTCTcacattgtgtctgtgtgtgtgtgtgtgtgtgtgtgtgtgtgtgtgtgtgcgcgatcATGTGCACTGTTATGCAGTCCACACTTTCTCCTTGCACGGGAATGCTTCCTCACACTCAAGACTCAAACTCGTATGTCAAAGAGAGCACATGGCAGCGGTCCATGTGATCCTTAAGAGCAGAAAGGAGTAACCCTCAGCAACCCAGCAAGAGATGCTAACATCACCCATAGATCCGTATCATACAGACACCTGTTTATAATAGCCACAGACACGGTTTACACAACCATAGACCTGTTTCTCATAGCCACAGACACGGTTTACACAACCATAGACCTGTTTCTCATAGCCACAGACTTGGTCACATAGCCACAGGCGCTCTATCAAGCAAGATACCTGTTTCACGACAGCCACAGATCCCCTTCACTCATCTAGAGGCAACATTATGTGTGGTCATCTTTCCCAATATGATGCTCAATAGCATGCAATTGATTAGGCCACCCTTCTCAGTCTTTCCCTGCACCACTTTTTCCACTTCAGGACCATCAAGCACAAACTTGCAGTTGTGTTGAATGCACTCACAATACCTCTTTGAAGCACAATCTGTTACTTCCTCTTAATGATCCATAAACCAAGTGATGAAGATATTCACAGTGGCGTTACTGAATAACTACCTGACAACCGTTCTGGGACAGCTTATGTTGGGCATCCCCATCGATCCCCTAGTTGCTATTAATAAAGTCTATTTCTGGCATCAGCAGAGTTTTGCTACAGGGTTTCATTTCCTTTGCCTGATATATGTCCTGCTTGGACCAGAAGACACAAAGTAACATGAGCCCCTAGCAACGCACATGTAGAAACGTTGTGTCCAGAGTGACACAAAGTGGTGCTGTCAATGCATAGTATGGCTACCCAACAACTTGTTTATGTCTGCTTTTGACCGAGAACTTGGATCATGTTGTGTAGGTGACCACCTTTAGTATGTGATGTGTGCACCACAGAAACATGCCCCccttcttgagtgtgtgtgtgtgtgtgtgtgcgtgtttggagTGGGGGAGAGTGGGTGAGGGTGTCTCTcacacctagacacacacacacacacactcagagagagcaGTTGTGCAGAGTAAGGGGAAAAGGAGACAGCACATGTCTTGTTGTGAAATTCTTTAGCTCTAATTGAAAAGTGCAGTTGCAGTTTTCAAGTGTGCTCGGGCTGCCCTTCCTAAAATGGCTGCTTAATTATATTATTGTTGGGTGTCATTTCACTTCCTCAGGGCTGGACAGATCTCCATTTGAGGAGAGATATAACCATTTCTGTTTGTGTAAGTGAACATGTACAGCTTGACCATCAAACACAACAAATGATAATTTACATAAACATTTGTCACATAAGAAAGACTTGCTGGTCTTTGTGATCTGTTTTTAGAAGAAATAAGCAGTACAGGTACATATGACCATGACCAAGTTTAAACAAACATGTTGAATGCTCTTTGTTACTAACTTCTATTTAATGATAGCAAAACTATTTAACAGGAAAGACTTTGAAATCTTAAAATACATTCATTGGGAGATTGCCGTGTCTGCTACCTCCATGTGTTAAGAATTATTCTTGGGGTATTTCAGAGAAGCCTATAATCACCTGCTGATGACAGAAACCCAATACACATGTTGCCTGCTTGTCAAACGCTGTCAAATGTGGGGGAGTCAAGCAAACCCTGTGGGTGGCATTGCGACATCGGAGCTGGGCACTTATTTTAGATAATACAGACGATATTACATTGCATTCAGAGGATATTACATCGCATTCAGGGGAAGTGGAGTCCAGGTTCAATGAGGTTGCCAGTGCCCTAAGGAACAATTATGACATGTATTAAAGGGGAGATAGAATGGATGGACAGAGCATTCCACCTTGTTCTGTGATGTTAACTCAGAAGGTATGCAACTTAGGTCAGTCCAAGAAATGCGAAAAATAATTccgttgaacactgatatgctacaaacatgttataaacagctgggaaaggctgtcgcaaatccctcgaacaggtggtcactcagagatttcaaacgaacgagggaacaacatgtcacaatgcaacacgctgttttcccttgatgaaagtgaaaccatgagttttcccacatctcaactttggccaaagtcttcagaaataatcattttcagtgataaaacctcattgaaataatatgcattttccatatggggtcttagaagccatctgtctccttctagccacagcgtttttgttgcaaacataatcaacctaagcgtgctcagatgacgtgatagacgaggtGCTGTTGCTCacttgtccatcatcgtaaagcccgttTTGATTGGTCCGCACAGCTCTGGCACGAGCGAGCAGTTGCTCCACAATGGAGTAATGCCAGactgaacttcccgacctcaaatgttgtgggcaggACTAAGTTcagctggcacccaggctatgtTTTCTCTACTGGCACTTCAGTCTAGGCACAAAGCATAACCACCAAACACTCACTAACAGTAGCCCAGTGGTGGACAAAGTACACAAACCCTGTACTTcagtgaaagtagagatacacatggtcaaatgttaactccagtaaaagtagaagtcctccttttacatttccacttgagtggaagtacaaaagtatcaatgtacttaagtatcgaaAGTAAAggtcctgaaatgtattatgactagcatttactattgttgaaatgattcagcacagacataggcattccTTGAGCCTTTTTATTTCATTCAAGAACAAAATCAACTAAGAATTGTTGTATGTAAAAataactaaaaacaaactaatgtgatatcttatcttagatacttcaaagtaaccactttttgctttgttgaatgctttACACTTTCGGACCAAGATAGTAAATAGTGGATATAACAATAACATAGATTAGGCAACACCATTATGTAAAGCCTAGCTCACTTAATATAAAATACATACTTTATGTAAGTACACATGTATTTggacagtcttttttccaaaaggaacttcaactGTACTTCAGGTGTCACAAAATGTAGTCGAGTAAAAGGTGAGATATTTGGCCTAgaaatgtactggagtaaaagtaaaacgtttaacaaaattgaaatacttaagtaaagtacagatacatgaaaaagtgacttaagtacagtaattgactaaatgtactcaagtaatgtccgCCATTGGTAGCCTATAATTGTCGTGTCCTCCAAAAGCAATACAAAAAACGTATAATCTACCAATTATTTTGATGTCTAACAACTGTGCCTCAAATTACAGTAAGTTGTAATGAATTGGGTGCTGTTTTGAACTTCAGTATAGACTTATTCAGCCAAAGTAAAGCAAGCTTTTTACTCTCTTTCAGCAGTTTGTTTGCTGTGCTGATAGGTGTGTTATTTTTAGCTTGTAGGCTCCGGCCATCTTTGGTATAAGGGAGTTTTGTATGATAATGAAGGGAATATGAGACTCTGCAAGCTCATATTGCAGGAAAGGCTCCCTTGTAGGCTCGTCTATCTCCAGTGGAGCGTTAACTGTTTTGTAACGCCATCTTCTGTTCTGCTCCTTACATGTTTACTGTGACACTGA carries:
- the znf648 gene encoding zinc finger protein 648 isoform X4, producing the protein MAEPVDNYNPGSLNDIYISKRSIRKAFISKRHYLPYIASEKESNSSLGGAPGVFTLSSEQEETSSSMACCPDLLLCIKTEPVECYLSDKFAELSPRDQSPVEVKPCLTVRSGDSEVATETHELSDTSRVMRPRKAKQRKNQAKVKRHRKRFDHSKEQAERLNDGESPQIARGDDDDDDDGAASDGRVEEDKGKEGPKESKTDDKACLIFPAMKKRGVEGDMENRPYKCTHCNWAFTKSSNLVSHIRTHSGLKPHVCDLCGKAYSHQGTLQQHKRLHTGERPYHCPFCEKTYIWSSDYRKHIRTHTGEKPYICDACGKDFVRSSDLRKHERNMHANNKPFPCAKCGKTFNKPLSLLRHERTHLGKRPFVCPECGKAFAMPSRMMEHRKVHSGVRPYVCHICGKAFTKSSNLLEHQSVHSGFRPHKCGECGVAFAMASRLVRHQRVHTGE
- the znf648 gene encoding zinc finger protein 2 isoform X1 encodes the protein MDNIIIKTPGSVILHHCGTTRETHVGESNLSLSGLTLAGSCYKAEASLLKLLVPRTEESSYVQGEVEATTPELEESDKKPQHIKKYNTAMAEPVDNYNPGSLNDIYISKRSIRKAFISKRHYLPYIASEKESNSSLGGAPGVFTLSSEQEETSSSMACCPDLLLCIKTEPVECYLSDKFAELSPRDQSPVEVKPCLTVRSGDSEVATETHELSDTSRVMRPRKAKQRKNQAKVKRHRKRFDHSKEQAERLNDGESPQIARGDDDDDDDGAASDGRVEEDKGKEGPKESKTDDKACLIFPAMKKRGVEGDMENRPYKCTHCNWAFTKSSNLVSHIRTHSGLKPHVCDLCGKAYSHQGTLQQHKRLHTGERPYHCPFCEKTYIWSSDYRKHIRTHTGEKPYICDACGKDFVRSSDLRKHERNMHANNKPFPCAKCGKTFNKPLSLLRHERTHLGKRPFVCPECGKAFAMPSRMMEHRKVHSGVRPYVCHICGKAFTKSSNLLEHQSVHSGFRPHKCGECGVAFAMASRLVRHQRVHTGE
- the znf648 gene encoding zinc finger protein 2 isoform X3 gives rise to the protein MFQVPRTEESSYVQGEVEATTPELEESDKKPQHIKKYNTAMAEPVDNYNPGSLNDIYISKRSIRKAFISKRHYLPYIASEKESNSSLGGAPGVFTLSSEQEETSSSMACCPDLLLCIKTEPVECYLSDKFAELSPRDQSPVEVKPCLTVRSGDSEVATETHELSDTSRVMRPRKAKQRKNQAKVKRHRKRFDHSKEQAERLNDGESPQIARGDDDDDDDGAASDGRVEEDKGKEGPKESKTDDKACLIFPAMKKRGVEGDMENRPYKCTHCNWAFTKSSNLVSHIRTHSGLKPHVCDLCGKAYSHQGTLQQHKRLHTGERPYHCPFCEKTYIWSSDYRKHIRTHTGEKPYICDACGKDFVRSSDLRKHERNMHANNKPFPCAKCGKTFNKPLSLLRHERTHLGKRPFVCPECGKAFAMPSRMMEHRKVHSGVRPYVCHICGKAFTKSSNLLEHQSVHSGFRPHKCGECGVAFAMASRLVRHQRVHTGE
- the znf648 gene encoding zinc finger protein 2 isoform X2, with the translated sequence MDNIIIKTPGSVILHHCGTTRETHVGESNLSLSGLTLAGSCYKAEASLLKLLVPRTEESSYVQGEVEATTPELEESDKKPQHIKKYNTAMAEPVDNYNPGSLNDIYISKRSIRKAFISKRHYLPYIASEKESNSSLGGAPGVFTLSSEQEETSSSMACCPDLLLCIKTEPVECYLSDKFAELSPRDQSPVEVKPCLTVRSGDSEVATETHELSDTSRVMRPRKAKQRKNQAKVKRHRKRFDHSKEQAERLNDGESPQIARGDDDDDDDGAASDGRVEEDKGKEGPKESKTDDKACLIFPAMKKRGVEGDMENRPYKCTHCNWAFTKSSNLVSHIRTHSGLKPHVCDLCGKAYSHQGTLQQHKRLHTGERPYHCPFCEKTYIWSSDYRKHIRTHTGEKPYICDACGKDFVRSSDLRKHERNMHANNKPFPCAKCGKTFNKPLSLLRHERTHLGKRPFVCPECGKAFAMPSRMMEHRKVHSGVRPYVCHICGKAFTKSSNLLEHQSVHSGFRPHKCDSFV